DNA from Brassica napus cultivar Da-Ae chromosome C4, Da-Ae, whole genome shotgun sequence:
TGTCAAATTATTatgctaaatataattaatgacaTAATTAGGAAGAGTGAAAAAAAGGAATGCAAAAGATGTAATAAAAACTCTTTAAAATAGGTACATTCTATTTTATACTCTGTGATAAATGAAGTtgaattatttagaaaaaaacaataaataaagtgGTTTAAATTAGTTGAAATAAAGGAACAATATGCtaaaaatcacttaaaataGGTAAGTATTgttttgtacttcagttttaatagaataaatatgaTGTATGCTACAAATAACTACGAGAAATGctaccaaaatatttaagaaaaattgccacaaataccacattcatactaccacttttcatgtctacactaatcatttttacactcatttttaatgaatggtaaaagacacttatacctctagggttaactaatctagacttagggtatagagttgaggggtggggtggtttgtggaatatgaaatttaggactctaataaatatataaataaatacttaaaaatataataaaatagtttcaaacataattttcgattttcaaaaagaaaatttgaaaaaaaatttcaaaaaaaaattcaaaaaaaaattcaaaaaaaattataaaaagttcgaatttgaaaaagtataattcgaaaacataaaaaatatatatatatatatttttttaatttttttatttatttaaataataatttattatatatagagataaCAAAGATATAAGagttttttaatgtatttttgaaaatgttactTTAgtagtggtaaagatgaaaagtggtaccatgaaaatggtaaacatgaaattttccCAATATTTAAGTACGAGAAAGtagtgcatatatatatacaagccTCGAGTGCTTTACATTCTGATATTACTTGATAttctctttaaatttttttattccaTTGAACTGTTATTTTCATACAATTTCACAAAATAATAGAAAGAAACTCTCCAAAATCTGTATATATCCATACATTTTAGACAATGCAAACCCAAGGAATGATTAACCCAAGTAACACAAATAAACATTACCATacaaattttgtattttgtatataaCTTTTTCCATACCTTCTTATTTTTTGGATGATATCCATCAATCAATTTTCCTTTGGTGGATCAGCCCCTAGCCTAAGCTCAAGATCTAAATCCTCAAAGTGACCACCCTTAGGTTTGATCTCCTCGTTTCTAGTAATAATGGCACTCTTGCAAGAAAAACTTGAAACGAAAATCGACGGCTCCGATGAACTCTCACGCATTCGTCTTTTCTTAAGGCTATCACCCCTCCCTACCTCTTCATCGCTCACTTGAGCAGTAATCGGATAACCCTCGTGGATCACCAGATTCATTCTCGGTGAGAGATCAGTGGTGTCTCCAAGATTAACATTCTCTGTATCCCCGTTCTTTGGTACATCTCTCTCGATCTTTCTCTTCTTGCTTCCTTCTATAACCGGAGTTTCATAAAGATCACAACTCCTTTTCTTCACAAAAGTATTCGGGCACGACCgtggggaagaagagagaatatTTTCAGAATTGTTGGAAGGTTCTATAGCgttcggagaagaagaagacgtatCTTGCTTTTGAGGCAAACCGGAAGAAACCCTAGAAGGAGGCAGATATaataaagaagaaggagaagatggaagATCAATAACACGGGAGTGTTGAGACTTAAAACGATTAGGACTGGAGTTAAAAAACAAAGtatagcaagaggtttcactatTTTTATGAGATGGATGCTCCGGAGACGAAGAAGACTTGG
Protein-coding regions in this window:
- the LOC106403291 gene encoding zinc finger protein 10-like; this translates as MDKPGGLFIPKKKQSSWEELAFAEDDAAGSLWPPRSYACSFCRREFRSAQALGGHMNVHRRDRARLKQSDDQYLFSKSSSSPEHPSHKNSETSCYTLFFNSSPNRFKSQHSRVIDLPSSPSSLLYLPPSRVSSGLPQKQDTSSSSPNAIEPSNNSENILSSSPRSCPNTFVKKRSCDLYETPVIEGSKKRKIERDVPKNGDTENVNLGDTTDLSPRMNLVIHEGYPITAQVSDEEVGRGDSLKKRRMRESSSEPSIFVSSFSCKSAIITRNEEIKPKGGHFEDLDLELRLGADPPKEN